One stretch of Oncorhynchus clarkii lewisi isolate Uvic-CL-2024 chromosome 3, UVic_Ocla_1.0, whole genome shotgun sequence DNA includes these proteins:
- the LOC139391620 gene encoding RIIa domain-containing protein 1-like → MADKRGLEKLDFGALSIEQQQQLRQFKINTRINNEKYLREHPETEALISDFLRDVFLKRPTDIREYAADYFTDPNLGLIIGFKLQGDPADTGTD, encoded by the exons ATGGCTGATAAACGTGGTTTGGAGAAACTGGACTTTGGTGCATTAAGCATCGAGCAACAACAGCAACTCCGACAATTTAAg ATCAATACAAGAATCAACAATGAAAAATATTTGAGAGAGCATCCAGAGACGGAGGCCTTAATAAGCGACTTTTTAAG agATGTATTTCTCAAAAGACCCACAGACATTCGAGAGTATGCAGCAG ATTACTTCACCGACCCAAACCTTGGTTTGATCATTGGCTTCAAACTGCAGGGTGATCCTGCCGACACAGGCACAGACTGA